A window of the Zeugodacus cucurbitae isolate PBARC_wt_2022May chromosome 2, idZeuCucr1.2, whole genome shotgun sequence genome harbors these coding sequences:
- the LOC105213535 gene encoding glycoprotein-N-acetylgalactosamine 3-beta-galactosyltransferase 1, translated as MAIDKLASEEKPSKCYLLLQFIIGLVIGVFLAIVISFWAPYCLEFIQANTNGKQIRLIVEKNENTTTSVPTDLSQEVRVFCWVLTKRKHHKTRAQHIKRTWGRRCNKLIFISTQYDEELGSVTVTEQRDSRNAWPKAQAALQYIYTHHLDDADWFFRADDKTYAVMENMRSFLYNYSSESPIYFGHKVKNHISADAGYVLSKEALRRFVEKALPNTTYCAQNSSRTETIELAQCLGSVEVIAGDSRDQQGCVRFVQLHLRKHLMPVRRNQDISESEESWTCCSATAIVYNYIAPHEMYGLDHFIYHVRTTGVGSTTTTSLPLNLNQSETKTFKSNETVAPINDKYRKTSTIVN; from the exons ATGGCCATCGATAAACTTGCGTCGGAGGAAAAACCATCGAAATGTTACTTGTTGCTACAGTTCATTATCGGTCTAGTTATCGGTGTTTTTCTAGCTATAGTGATTTCTTTTTGGGCGCCATATTGTCTCGAATTCATACAAGCTAATACAAACGGTAAACAGATTCGACTGATTGTGGAGAAAAACGAGAATACCACCACAAGCGTGCCAACGGACTTGAGTCAAGAGGTGCGTGTGTTCTGTTGGGTCCTGACAAAGCGAAAGCATCATAAAACTAGGGCACAGCATATTAAACGTACATGGGGACGACGCTGCAATAAGCTAATCTTTATCAGCACACAGTATGATGAAGAATTGGGTTCTGTCACAGTAACCGAACAGAGAGATTCTCGAAATGCATGGCCGAAAGCACAAGCGGCGCTTCAGTATATTTACACACACCATTTAGACGATGCGGATTGGTTCTTCAGGGCAGATGATAAGAC atATGCAGTTATGGAAAATATGCGATCCTTTCTCTATAACTATTCATCCGAGTCGCCAATATATTTCGGTCATAAAGTTAag aatcacATTTCCGCTGATGCTGGCTATGTGCTTAGTAAAGAGGCGCTTCGCCGTTTCGTCGAGAAAGCACTACCGAATACCACGTATTGCGCTCAGAACAGCAGCCGTACCGAGACCATTGAGTTGGCTCAATGTCTGGGAAGTGTCGAAGTAATTGCCGGCGACTCACGTGATCAGCAGGGTTGTGTCCGTTTCGTACAACTTCATTTAAGGAAACACCTAATGCCTGTACGCAGGAATCAAGACATTTCAGAAAGTGAAGAG agcTGGACTTGTTGCTCGGCCACGGCTATTGTCTATAATTACATAGCGCCGCATGAAATGTATGGTCTGGACCACTTCATATATCACGTAAGAACCACTGGTGTtggtagtacaacaacaacatcactgCCGTTAAATTTAAACCAGAGCGagacaaaaacttttaaatctaACGAAACTGTAGCCCCGATAAATGATAAGTATCGTAAGACTTCGACAAtagtgaattaa